The uncultured Cohaesibacter sp. genomic sequence GGTCATTCGCGGCACGCAAGCCGGAACCGATATCACCAGCGCTCTTGACCAGCGCGATCAGATCGTCCTCCAGCTGTCAGAATACATGGGTATTCGTGCCGAAACACGCGGCTCAAATGACATGGTACTGACAACAGACAGCGGCGTGATGCTGTTTGAGACCACGCCCAGAACCGTGTCCTTCGAAAGCACCACGACTTATGTTGCCGGTACAGTCGGTAACGCGTTGCTGGTTGACGGTGTCCGGGTTGCCGGTCCCGGAGCGACAATGGAACTCTCGGAAGGCAGTCTGGTCGGCTTGATGAAGCTCAGAGATGAAGCAGCTGTCACCTATCAGAACCAGCTTGACGAGATGGCTCGCGGACTGATCACTGCATTCCGGGAAGCGGATCAGGTGGGTACCAACCCGGATCGGACTGGCCTATTCTCCTATTCAGGCTCTCCAACTGTTCCCGCCAGCGGCACAGTCATTGCGGGCCTTGCCGGTGACATTTCCATCGCGGCATCTGTTGACCCCGATCAGGGCGGCGACATCAACCGGCTGCGCGATGGCGGGATTTCCGAGCCCTACGATGCCGACTATGTCTACAACACCGGTGGCGAAGCCGGTTATGTGACCCGGCTTCAGGAGATCATCACCGAGCTCGACAAACCGATCAGCTTTGATCCTATCACCATGGTCGATCCCAGCAATTCCCTGCAGGATTTTGCCAGTTCTTCGGCCAGTTGGCTGGAAGGCGCTCGCCAAGCGGCCGACGCGGTGTACGAACGGTCGTCTGTCGTTGTCACACGCACGGCGGAGTCACTTTCAAACATCACCGGCGTCAATATCGACGATGAAATGCAGGCCATGCTCGAAATCGAGCGCAGCTATTCAGCGACGGCCAAGCTCATCAGCACCATCAACGAAATGCTCGAGCAGTTGCTCGATCTTGCGGGGTAAGCCATGAAATCCGCCTTTATCTCAACGGTCTCCATGACCAATGCAACGCGTAGCTCTATCATGGATCAGAGCATTTCCCTTGCAAAGCTGCAAAAGGAAGTGTCCTCGGGTCGCAAAGCTGATGTCGGGCTGGATCTCGGCATCGGGACCGGCGAAACCATTTCGCTGAGGAGCGAGTTCGCACGGCTCAACACGATCATTGACACCAATGCGCTGGTTTCCAGCCGCCTTGACGTTACATCGACGGCGATGATCAACCTGCGTGACAGTGCTCAGGACATGTTGTCAACGCTGGTTTCCAGCATCGGTAGCGAGACAGGTCGCGAGGTCACGATCGCTGAAGCGAAGAATGATCTCGAGCAGCTGGTTGCCACTCTCAACACCTCCTTTAGCGGATCCTACCTGTTTGCAGGCATTGATGTCAGCAACCCGCCTCTGACGGACTATTACGATACTGCCGGTTCGGCCAGCAAGACTGCCATTGACGCCTCCTTCTCCAGCTATCTTACAGGTATTCCGACCACGATTGATGCCCTGACGCCAGCAGAGATGGAAAACTATCTCGATACAGTGATGACAACGGAGTTTGACAATCCTGGAGGATGGTCGACGAACTGGTCAACTGCATCGGATCTCGAGACCGTCAACCGGATTTCCACATCGGAAACCATCGAAACGTCGGTCAGTGCCAACATTGATCCGATGCGCAAGTTGGCCATGGCGTTCACCATGGTTGCCGAGCTTGATGGCGCCAACATGCAGCAAGGTACCTTTGACGTTGTGGCCCAGAAAGCCGTCTCCCTTCTGGGGGAAGCCATCGAAGGCATGAACAATGCGGTTGGCAAGGTTGGCAACGCACAGGCTCGCGTTTCCAAGGCATCCGACAAGCTTTCTTTGCAGACCGACCTCATCAACACGAGAATTCTGGCGCTTGAGAATGTCGATCAGACCGAAGTTTCGGTTTTGCTCTCCAACGCCCTGACGCAGCTGGAGGTGACCTATTCGGTGACCAGCCGGATGCAGGGCATGAGCCTTCTCAACTATCTCTAGCCTCAATGACCTCTGCATGATGCAGGGGTCTTAACACCCGAGTGTAGCAAGGACGATGATGTATACCGCCTATTACGCCGAGAGCTCCGATTATTCGAGCGAAATGAGCCGCAGCAATGAATGGTCGGCTCTGGACAATGTGATTTCCGGGCTGAAGACCGCCAGGGAACAGGGACTAGGCACCAGT encodes the following:
- the flgK gene encoding flagellar hook-associated protein FlgK: MSLSVALQVAQSALTTRQRETSILAQNITNATVEGYSRKSALVSSLRSENGQSGGITVESIARATDEALLSNLMKSTSAAMTDEIYLDGLTRLSETIGDPSEDRSPSAALGNFLTAMQQYSAEPQNSVLASAVLTSAEDLANTLNEATRAVQSERERADALIADSVTTINTLLEDFEAVNNEVIRGTQAGTDITSALDQRDQIVLQLSEYMGIRAETRGSNDMVLTTDSGVMLFETTPRTVSFESTTTYVAGTVGNALLVDGVRVAGPGATMELSEGSLVGLMKLRDEAAVTYQNQLDEMARGLITAFREADQVGTNPDRTGLFSYSGSPTVPASGTVIAGLAGDISIAASVDPDQGGDINRLRDGGISEPYDADYVYNTGGEAGYVTRLQEIITELDKPISFDPITMVDPSNSLQDFASSSASWLEGARQAADAVYERSSVVVTRTAESLSNITGVNIDDEMQAMLEIERSYSATAKLISTINEMLEQLLDLAG
- a CDS encoding flagellar hook-associated family protein, producing MKSAFISTVSMTNATRSSIMDQSISLAKLQKEVSSGRKADVGLDLGIGTGETISLRSEFARLNTIIDTNALVSSRLDVTSTAMINLRDSAQDMLSTLVSSIGSETGREVTIAEAKNDLEQLVATLNTSFSGSYLFAGIDVSNPPLTDYYDTAGSASKTAIDASFSSYLTGIPTTIDALTPAEMENYLDTVMTTEFDNPGGWSTNWSTASDLETVNRISTSETIETSVSANIDPMRKLAMAFTMVAELDGANMQQGTFDVVAQKAVSLLGEAIEGMNNAVGKVGNAQARVSKASDKLSLQTDLINTRILALENVDQTEVSVLLSNALTQLEVTYSVTSRMQGMSLLNYL